In the genome of Negativicoccus succinicivorans, one region contains:
- the cobN gene encoding cobaltochelatase subunit CobN, with the protein MKRVYWLTNIDSQADHVARALRSLREKNETIPAEVVRVKSGDATDFTPSSFQDAALVVMSFMGGQTLVEETLNVLNEYPDVPYLVLAHGPNPARPRGVEPETIEQMTKYLAYSGLRNIENLWRYLAHAFLHIGKGATAEPQQLRTDGLYYPGEEPYGTLAEFAAAHLDPDKYTVGFFFLRDDWLWGNLRFYNALIAEIECAGMNALPLFTHWGSGASKERTLETCVREYFYDADGKVVPDVVINNHRMSLRLGRANDPKFLEKLGVPTLQAYHSKQDEATWRANPAGLTPTEISATVAMIETDGILHGPVASHREVEPGGEPQREPWAYGLELLVRKAKRWATLRHKPNAAKKVAIVLHNYPANNTNIGCAADLDSGASLFRILQAMQKDGYDVGALPDTAAELWEEVLAHMTNDRRYLSETMQREATKIAGSDVIKYEKTLPASVVQKMNDTWGNAPGDAFVNNDEELLLPGLRRGNIYIALQPPRGFGEDPSAIIHSPTLAPTHHYLAYYHYLRDVFGADAFVHLGTHGSQEWLPGKQMGLSDECYSQITMDDMPNIYPYLTTIIGEGIQAKRRGQAALIGYLPAPTAQGGLYGDWEALAPLLDEYRHYKIYEPKHTASVVADIAALVEKLGMTEVFGTPTAETQEEYMLKVHNFLDDMESSETHTGLHILGEVPTGDELYALVRKLVAVAHGDVPSLVDALAEALDIPYADIAQKPLATPEELAQKRSVDRKAEELLQALAARDWQADTWRDLVADTPQSSALDAVLALITESILPKIQGVGQELTNLVAALSGVMVPAGPGGSAASGNLEVLPTGRNFYGIDPTKMPSATAWKLGTALGDALLEQYVAEEGKYPEQVGIIVWAGPNLRSNGQCVAEILYLLGVKPVWRAETGRVERLEVLPLNELGRPRIDVTARISGLVRDSLPQAVALINQAVALVADLDEPTNINFVKKHIEADAAELAAAGTDPAAALKEARYRVFGCPPGAYGAGVGNVLDEKNWENESDLADAYLAWGGYAYDENGMAHASKEAFAQRLKTLDVTVKNEDTSDLNLMSSDDFNAYHGGMVAASRALGGKAPRSYVGDSSQRSRVQVRTLAEEFQRVVQSEALNPKYIKGMMEHGYKGALELAKRAMLSYSWDATSGVMNDALYNRITESYVLDPEVREWMQKVNPWALHEISETMLEARQRGMWNAPEEMLAELRDIYLATEGDLEERSE; encoded by the coding sequence ATGAAACGAGTCTATTGGCTGACCAATATTGACAGTCAGGCTGACCATGTTGCGCGGGCATTACGCTCGTTGCGCGAAAAAAATGAAACCATTCCGGCCGAGGTCGTTCGGGTCAAAAGCGGTGACGCGACCGATTTCACGCCGTCGTCATTTCAGGACGCGGCGCTGGTCGTGATGTCCTTCATGGGCGGTCAGACGCTGGTGGAAGAAACGCTGAACGTCTTGAATGAATACCCCGATGTGCCGTACCTGGTGCTGGCGCACGGACCGAACCCCGCCCGTCCGCGCGGCGTGGAGCCGGAAACGATCGAACAGATGACGAAGTATCTGGCGTACAGCGGTTTGCGCAATATTGAAAACCTCTGGCGGTATCTCGCGCATGCCTTTTTGCATATCGGCAAAGGCGCGACGGCGGAACCGCAACAACTGCGCACGGACGGATTATATTATCCCGGCGAAGAACCGTACGGAACGCTTGCGGAATTCGCCGCGGCGCATCTCGATCCGGATAAATACACGGTCGGCTTTTTCTTCTTGCGCGATGATTGGCTTTGGGGCAACTTGCGTTTTTACAATGCGCTGATCGCGGAAATCGAATGCGCCGGCATGAACGCGTTGCCGCTTTTCACGCATTGGGGCAGCGGCGCGAGCAAGGAGCGCACGCTTGAAACCTGCGTGCGGGAATATTTTTACGACGCCGACGGCAAGGTCGTGCCCGATGTCGTCATCAATAACCATCGCATGTCGTTGCGACTGGGGCGCGCGAACGATCCGAAATTTTTGGAAAAACTCGGCGTACCGACATTGCAGGCGTACCATTCCAAACAGGATGAGGCGACTTGGCGCGCCAATCCCGCCGGCCTCACGCCGACGGAAATCTCGGCGACGGTGGCCATGATTGAAACGGACGGCATCTTGCACGGGCCGGTCGCGTCGCATCGCGAGGTCGAACCGGGCGGCGAGCCGCAACGCGAACCCTGGGCGTACGGTTTGGAACTTTTGGTACGCAAGGCGAAACGCTGGGCGACGCTGCGGCACAAACCGAACGCGGCGAAAAAAGTGGCGATCGTGCTGCACAATTACCCCGCGAATAATACCAATATCGGCTGCGCGGCGGATCTCGACTCGGGGGCGAGTCTGTTCCGTATTTTGCAGGCCATGCAAAAAGACGGTTACGATGTCGGCGCGTTGCCGGACACGGCGGCGGAGCTTTGGGAAGAAGTGCTCGCGCACATGACCAATGACCGTCGTTACCTGAGCGAAACGATGCAACGTGAAGCGACGAAAATCGCGGGCAGCGATGTGATTAAGTATGAAAAAACATTGCCCGCAAGCGTTGTCCAAAAGATGAATGACACATGGGGGAACGCGCCGGGCGACGCCTTTGTCAACAATGACGAGGAACTTTTGCTGCCGGGCTTACGGCGCGGCAATATTTACATCGCTTTGCAACCGCCGCGCGGCTTCGGTGAAGATCCGTCGGCGATCATTCACAGCCCGACGCTTGCGCCGACGCATCATTATTTGGCGTACTACCATTATTTGCGCGACGTGTTCGGCGCGGACGCGTTCGTTCACCTCGGCACGCACGGCTCGCAGGAATGGCTGCCCGGTAAACAAATGGGCCTGTCGGATGAATGTTACTCGCAAATTACGATGGACGACATGCCGAATATTTATCCCTATTTAACGACGATTATCGGCGAAGGCATTCAAGCCAAGCGACGCGGTCAGGCGGCGTTGATCGGTTACCTGCCGGCGCCGACGGCGCAAGGCGGTTTGTACGGCGACTGGGAAGCGCTGGCGCCGCTTTTGGATGAGTATCGGCATTATAAAATCTACGAACCGAAACACACGGCAAGCGTGGTCGCGGATATCGCGGCTTTGGTGGAAAAACTGGGCATGACCGAAGTGTTCGGCACACCGACGGCGGAAACTCAGGAAGAGTACATGCTTAAAGTGCACAATTTCCTGGACGATATGGAAAGCAGTGAAACGCATACCGGTCTGCATATTCTGGGAGAAGTGCCGACAGGGGATGAATTATACGCGCTCGTGCGCAAACTTGTCGCGGTGGCGCACGGTGATGTGCCGTCGCTCGTCGACGCGCTCGCGGAGGCGCTTGATATTCCCTACGCGGACATCGCGCAAAAACCTCTCGCCACGCCGGAAGAACTCGCGCAAAAACGCAGCGTCGACCGCAAAGCGGAGGAACTTTTACAGGCGCTCGCCGCGCGTGACTGGCAGGCGGATACATGGCGGGATCTCGTTGCGGATACGCCGCAATCGTCCGCGTTGGACGCGGTGCTGGCGTTGATTACCGAATCGATTTTGCCGAAAATTCAAGGCGTCGGTCAGGAATTGACGAATCTTGTCGCGGCGCTGTCCGGCGTGATGGTGCCGGCGGGTCCGGGCGGCTCGGCCGCGTCGGGCAATTTGGAAGTGCTGCCGACCGGACGCAATTTCTACGGCATCGATCCGACGAAAATGCCTTCGGCGACCGCGTGGAAATTGGGCACGGCGTTGGGTGACGCGCTCTTGGAACAATACGTGGCGGAAGAAGGCAAGTATCCCGAACAGGTCGGCATCATCGTTTGGGCCGGCCCGAATTTGCGCAGCAACGGTCAGTGCGTCGCGGAAATTTTATATTTACTCGGCGTCAAACCGGTTTGGCGGGCGGAAACGGGACGCGTGGAACGGCTCGAAGTGCTTCCGCTTAACGAACTCGGTCGCCCGCGTATCGATGTGACCGCGCGCATCAGCGGCCTGGTGCGCGATTCGTTGCCGCAGGCGGTCGCGCTTATTAATCAGGCGGTCGCGTTGGTCGCGGATCTGGACGAACCGACGAATATCAATTTTGTAAAAAAACATATCGAAGCGGACGCGGCGGAATTGGCGGCGGCCGGTACCGATCCCGCGGCGGCGCTCAAAGAGGCGCGGTACCGCGTCTTCGGTTGCCCGCCCGGCGCGTACGGCGCCGGCGTCGGCAATGTATTGGATGAAAAAAATTGGGAAAACGAATCCGATCTCGCTGACGCGTACTTGGCGTGGGGCGGCTACGCTTACGATGAAAACGGCATGGCGCACGCGTCGAAGGAAGCCTTCGCGCAACGTCTCAAAACGCTTGACGTCACCGTGAAAAACGAAGACACGAGCGATTTGAACCTGATGAGCTCGGACGATTTCAACGCGTACCACGGCGGCATGGTGGCGGCCAGTCGCGCCTTGGGCGGGAAAGCGCCGCGCTCCTACGTCGGCGACAGCTCGCAGCGCAGCCGGGTGCAGGTGCGCACGCTCGCCGAAGAATTCCAACGTGTCGTGCAGTCCGAAGCGCTTAACCCGAAATACATCAAAGGCATGATGGAGCACGGTTATAAAGGCGCGCTGGAACTTGCCAAACGCGCGATGCTTTCCTACAGCTGGGATGCGACGTCGGGCGTTATGAATGACGCGCTTTACAATCGCATTACCGAATCCTACGTGCTCGACCCCGAAGTGCGGGAATGGATGCAAAAAGTCAATCCCTGGGCGCTGCACGAAATCAGCGAGACGATGCTGGAAGCGCGGCAACGCGGCATGTGGAACGCGCCGGAAGAAATGCTCGCCGAACTGCGCGACATTTATCTTGCGACGGAAGGCGATTTGGAAGAACGCAGCGAATAA
- a CDS encoding mechanosensitive ion channel family protein — METKTPADLANNVHDKVGKAATNVSHEVTEQVDTATQWTANAWDYLSSHLVDFLMAILIFAIGYYIARFLRDSLARMMKRSRVDQLVVDFVTQGLYFVILILVALAALNKIGVPTDSFVMALGGIGLGVGLALKDNISNMAAGILILIFRPFRIGNYVRVSDAEGTVTQITLMNTHLRTIGREETIVPNAMMISNAIVNYSAYPTRCMELLIDVSYSSDLNQVVSVLKDVAKGDGGVLNADDMLIGVREFADNSVRVYMRPEVDASEYWPTYHRLMQSIKETFDANGIDIPFPHRVLVLEKAQDAPPLAGALPEQGNAK; from the coding sequence ATGGAGACAAAAACACCGGCCGATTTGGCCAATAATGTACATGATAAGGTGGGCAAGGCAGCTACGAACGTCAGCCACGAGGTCACCGAACAGGTCGACACCGCCACGCAATGGACCGCCAATGCCTGGGATTATCTTTCATCTCACCTGGTTGATTTTCTGATGGCGATTCTGATTTTTGCGATCGGTTACTACATCGCCCGCTTCCTGCGGGACAGTCTGGCGCGGATGATGAAGCGCTCCCGCGTCGATCAGTTGGTCGTCGACTTCGTGACGCAGGGGCTGTATTTTGTCATTTTAATATTGGTCGCGCTGGCGGCGTTGAATAAAATCGGCGTACCGACGGATTCCTTTGTCATGGCTTTGGGCGGTATCGGCTTAGGCGTCGGCTTGGCTTTGAAGGACAATATCAGCAATATGGCGGCCGGTATTTTAATTTTGATTTTCCGACCGTTTCGCATCGGAAACTACGTGCGGGTCAGCGACGCGGAAGGCACTGTGACGCAGATTACGCTGATGAATACGCACTTGCGCACGATCGGTCGCGAAGAAACCATCGTGCCGAATGCGATGATGATCTCGAACGCGATCGTCAATTATTCCGCGTACCCGACGCGTTGCATGGAGCTTTTGATCGATGTGTCTTACAGTTCCGATCTGAATCAAGTCGTCAGCGTTTTAAAAGATGTCGCCAAAGGTGACGGCGGCGTTCTGAACGCGGACGATATGCTGATCGGCGTGCGCGAATTCGCCGATAACAGCGTGCGCGTGTACATGCGGCCCGAAGTGGATGCATCGGAATATTGGCCGACCTATCATCGCTTAATGCAATCGATCAAGGAAACCTTTGATGCGAACGGTATCGATATTCCGTTCCCGCATCGCGTGCTGGTATTGGAAAAAGCGCAGGACGCGCCTCCTCTGGCGGGCGCGCTTCCGGAGCAGGGCAACGCTAAATAA